The segment TTTAGTAGGCTACGATGGCTCACCCTATGCCAGGAGAGCTTTAATAGCTGCCCTCGACCTGGCTAAAAGATACGAAGCGCAAATAACGGCTGTTTCCGTTGCCCACGTACCTGATTTTGCCGATACTAAGGACGAAGTTAATGGCGTCCTGGAAGATGCCAAAAACTTTTTTGCCCAAGCTTTGGAGCAAGCTAAAAACCTGGCTGCCCGTGAAGGGATAACATTAACTACCAAGGTAGTACCCGGCCACCCGGCCGATACTTTGACACGCTTGGTTGAAGAGGAGGGCTATGATCTGGTGGTTTTAGGGTCCCGGGGGTTAAGTGGCATCAGGCGCTACCTTTTAGGTAGTGTTTCCGAGGCAGTAATAAGATTAGCCAGTTGTCCGGTGCTAGTAAT is part of the Clostridia bacterium genome and harbors:
- a CDS encoding universal stress protein, with protein sequence MFNKILVGYDGSPYARRALIAALDLAKRYEAQITAVSVAHVPDFADTKDEVNGVLEDAKNFFAQALEQAKNLAAREGITLTTKVVPGHPADTLTRLVEEEGYDLVVLGSRGLSGIRRYLLGSVSEAVIRLASCPVLVIKGKVSHF